The Erythrobacter aurantius genome includes a window with the following:
- a CDS encoding zinc-ribbon domain-containing protein, producing the protein MIISCPACGTRYVVPETAIGADGRTVRCAKCKHSWFQEAPPLELKERADAKPKVEAATPPPPPPPPPSAAEPAATSGATPSVSHWRTQDRPETSGEAAATDGIAAKAFKQGLGEANSPSPGRPEPDLQEDPPVDEAFGSDADPLAGHGADIADDPVYSDDDEYDDGASQFDYSPPFTRRRNSLKMWTIAAAAFALLASGTVVAVNYYGLPDWFPVTRPTFGIQPASLELDFPAAQQRKVTLESGEEIFEVRGNIRNTGAESVSVPSLLIVFRDERNKNVYSWVVVPSKRELAPGETLNVTEAVTDIPVSTKAAEIGWSPN; encoded by the coding sequence ATGATTATTTCCTGCCCTGCCTGCGGAACACGCTATGTCGTGCCTGAAACCGCGATTGGCGCTGACGGGCGAACCGTGCGTTGCGCCAAGTGCAAGCACAGCTGGTTTCAGGAAGCACCGCCGCTCGAGCTGAAGGAGCGAGCAGATGCGAAGCCGAAGGTGGAAGCTGCAACTCCTCCGCCGCCTCCGCCCCCGCCACCTTCTGCAGCAGAACCTGCGGCGACATCAGGTGCGACCCCTTCGGTCAGCCATTGGCGCACGCAGGACCGGCCCGAAACATCGGGGGAAGCTGCTGCGACTGACGGGATCGCCGCAAAGGCCTTCAAGCAGGGCTTGGGAGAGGCAAACTCGCCGTCTCCAGGTCGCCCGGAACCTGATCTGCAGGAAGATCCTCCGGTTGACGAAGCGTTTGGCTCCGATGCCGATCCGCTTGCCGGGCATGGCGCCGATATTGCTGACGATCCGGTCTATTCCGACGACGATGAATATGACGATGGGGCGTCGCAGTTCGACTACAGCCCGCCGTTTACGCGGCGCCGCAACTCGCTGAAAATGTGGACGATCGCGGCAGCCGCGTTCGCGCTGCTGGCGTCTGGAACGGTGGTTGCGGTCAATTATTATGGCCTGCCCGACTGGTTCCCTGTCACCCGCCCGACTTTCGGAATTCAGCCCGCCAGCCTCGAACTCGACTTCCCCGCCGCGCAGCAACGCAAGGTGACGCTCGAATCGGGTGAGGAAATCTTCGAAGTGCGCGGCAACATCCGCAATACCGGCGCAGAAAGCGTCAGCGTGCCGAGCCTGCTGATCGTGTTCCGGGACGAGCGGAACAAGAATGTCTACAGCTGGGTGGTCGTCCCGTCGAAGCGGGAGCTTGCCCCGGGTGAAACGCTCAATGTTACCGAGGCGGTGACGGATATTCCGGTTTCGACGAAGGCTGCGGAAATCGGCTGGTCGCCGAACTGA